TCCCATGAAGCGGAAACGTGGTCGTCCACGTAAGGATGAAAATCTGGTGCTGGGGAAGAAGATCCCTGTGACGCCTGGATCTGACAGCAtgaggaaaaacaaagaaagtgcAGGTACAAGTGATGATGTAAATCATGACATGGTGGGTCAGGTGGTAACCGGTGTCATTGAAGGTTCATTTGATGCTGGGTATCTTCTTAATGTTAAGGTAGGCGACACCAATACTCAAATGAGGGGTGTTGTATTTCTTCCGGGGCTGTTCACTCCAATTACTGCAGCAAATGATGTGGCTCCACATGCTAAGATGCACACCAGAAAAGAGATTCCAATCCCAGTTCTCAACCCACAAACTCAGGTCCATAATTCTGTTCCCCTATCAGGACAAAGTGGCAGGCGACCTAATGAGCATAAAATCCATGCACCTAAACTTTCGGATCAACTTATATCCTCTGGGATACAGACTGCAATGCCAAATCCACTTGAGAACCAATCTGCCTCTGTTTTGGTCCCTCCAGCTGCTAACTTGCCAAAGAATGATGCAAGTCTTTCCTTGGGAGAAAATGAAGCGCCACGGCAAACTTTGGAGCCTGGACTTGAGACCCAATCTGCTTCTATTATGTCACTGCCAGATCATGATAAGGTTGTCGAACGAGATGAGTTGTTGCAGGAATGTGAAGCTTCCATGCTGATTAAAGGGCATGATCTTGATGCAGAGGCAGCTAAAGAATCGAAGGCAGAACCAGCATCTGACTCATTAGTTGTTGATGCAGTGCCAGGCATTGAGATTTTTACTAAAGAGCCTCAAGTTCAACATCAGGCTGCAAGTCTCAACCTTAACCCGAATGAATTGGTTCATGATGAAGCAAAGAACCCAAATCTTGAACTCAACCAAACCCCTGTATTTGCTGAACCCAAACCCATGGAAACTGTGATGGAAGATCAGGCTTCTCCAAAGGAAGATATAGCACAAGCTTCACTGTTGGAGCTTCATCTTTTAAATAGAACACCTG
This DNA window, taken from Alnus glutinosa chromosome 5, dhAlnGlut1.1, whole genome shotgun sequence, encodes the following:
- the LOC133868316 gene encoding uncharacterized protein LOC133868316 translates to MDQKSQRTSSLSPADLPMKRKRGRPRKDENLVLGKKIPVTPGSDSMRKNKESAGTSDDVNHDMVGQVVTGVIEGSFDAGYLLNVKVGDTNTQMRGVVFLPGLFTPITAANDVAPHAKMHTRKEIPIPVLNPQTQVHNSVPLSGQSGRRPNEHKIHAPKLSDQLISSGIQTAMPNPLENQSASVLVPPAANLPKNDASLSLGENEAPRQTLEPGLETQSASIMSLPDHDKVVERDELLQECEASMLIKGHDLDAEAAKESKAEPASDSLVVDAVPGIEIFTKEPQVQHQAASLNLNPNELVHDEAKNPNLELNQTPVFAEPKPMETVMEDQASPKEDIAQASLLELHLLNRTPASDPADTTELGLHSTLQTSQLAMMNTAMEDQASPKESIAQASLLELHLLNGTPASETTDTTELGSHSTPQTSQLAMMDTVMEDQASPKEDIAQASLLELHLLNGTPARDPADTTELGSHSTLQTSQLAMMNTVMEDQASPKEDIAQASLLELHLLNGTPARDPADTTELGLHSTPQTSQLAMMDTMMEDLAFPKEDIAQASLLELHLLHGTPASDPADTTELGSHSTPETSQLAIKSDGEVIPSETKLVSEMIEPQISVSGATSDMEYNVKDAIPYSTQS